The Aeromonas encheleia genomic sequence ACTCCTCCAAGTACATCGGCGATCTGGCCAACGGCGACATCTGCGTGGCGGCCGGCTTCTCCGGTGACATCCTGCAGGCGGCGGCCCGGGCCAACGAGGCAGGCAAGGGGATCAATATTGCCTACAGCATCCCCAAGGAAGGCGGCAATCTCTGGTTCGACATGATGGCGATCCCGGCCGATGCCACCAATGTCAAAGAGGCACACGCCCTGATCAACTATATTCTCGAGCCGCAGGTGATCGCCAAGGTGAGCGACTATGTGGGTTATGCGAACCCCAACACCAAGGCGGGAGAGTACATGGAGAAGCGCGTGCGCGATGACGAATCCGTCTATCCCCCCCAGGCGGTGCTGGAGCGGTTGTATGTGCAGGAGTCACATCCCCGTTCGGTACAGCGCCTGATCACCCGGAGTTGGACCAAGATCAAGTCCGGAACCTAACCTTGGCGCCCACCCCGGGGCGCCAGATTGTCTTTATGGATCGGCCCCGGCCGGTATCACGTGTGGGAGTTTGGTAATGGCGATAGCCTCCAGTGCCTATAAAAAAGCCCTCGAGGGCAGCCAGCAGCGTAAAGAAGTGCTGGTCAAAATAGATCGGGTAAGCAAGCAGTTCGACGAAACGCTGGCGGTCGATAACGTGTCTCTCAACATCCATAAAGGCGAGATCTTCGCCTTGCTGGGTGGCTCCGGCTCCGGCAAGTCGACCCTGCTGCGGATGCTGGCCGGGTTCGAGCGCCCCACCGAGGGACGGCTGTTCCTGGATGGCGTCGACATTACCGACATGCCGCCCTATGAACGTCCGATCAACATGATGTTTCAGTCCTACGCCCTGTTCCCCCATATGACGGTGGCGCAGAACATCGCCTTCGGCCTCAAGCAGGACGGTCTGCCCAAGGCAGAGGTCGATGCCCAGGTCGAGGAGATGCTCAAGCTGGTGCAGATGACCCAGTATGCCCGTCGCAAGCCCCATCAGCTCTCCGGTGGCCAGCGTCAGCGGGTGGCCCTGGCCCGTTCCCTGGCCAAGCGCCCCAAGTTGCTGTTGCTGGACGAGCCCATGGGGGCGCTGGACAAGAAGCTGCGCTCGCGGATGCAGCTCGAGCTGGTGGAGATCATCGAGCGGGTCGGCGTGACCTGCGTCATGGTGACCCACGATCAGGAAGAAGCCATGACCATGGCCGAGCGGATCGCCATCATGCACCTGGGCTGCATCGAGCAGATCGGCAGCCCGATGGACATCTACGAGACCCCAGCCAGTCGGCTGGTGTGCGAGTTCATCGGCAACGTCAACCTGTTTGACGGCCTGCTGGTGGAGGACGAACAGGACCACGCCACCATCGCCTGTGCGGATCTGGAGCAACCCATCTACGTGGGTCACGGCATCAGCTCCCGCGCCGAGAACAAGAAGGTGAGTTATGCCCTGCGGCCGGAGAAGCTGCTGATGAGCACCCAGAAGCCGAGCGATCTGGAGCATCCCGACTTCAACTGGACCAAGGGGCTGGTCTACGACATCGCCTATCTGGGCGGCCACTCCGTTTATCACATCCAGCTGCCCTCGGGCAAAATCGTTCAGGCTTTCATCGCCAACGCCGAACGCCACGGCAAGCGGCCAACCTGGGATGACCAGGTGTTCCTCTACTGGGAAGATGACAGCGGCGTGGTGTTGCAATCATGAAGGCATTGAGACGACTGAAGCGACTGGGCGGGCGCCAGCTGGTGATCGGCATCCCGTTCTTCTGGCTGTTCCTGTTCTTCCTGCTGCCCTTCATCATAGTGGTGAAGATCAGCTTCGCCGAAGCGGACGTGGCCATCCCGCCCTACACCGATGTGGTGAGCTGGGCCGATGACCAGCTCACCATCCTGCTCCACCTGGGCAACTACCTGCTGCTGCAGGAGGATGATCTCTACATCGCGGCCTATCTGGGCTCCCTCAAGATGGCCCTCATCAGCACCATTCTCTGCCTGCTGATCGGTTATCCCATGGCCTATTCCATCGCCCGGGCCAACAAGGAGACCCAGACCGTTCTGCTGCTGCTCATCATGATGCCGACCTGGACCGCGATCCTGATCCGGGTCTACGCCTGGATGGGGATCCTCAGCAACAACGGCCTGCTCAACAGCCTGCTGATGGGCATAGGTCTGGTTGACGAGCCGGTGCAGATCCTCAACACCAACCTGGCGGTCTACATCGGCATCGTTTACTCCTACCTGCCGTTCATGGTGCTGCCGCTCTACGCCAACCTGGTCAAACATGATCAGAGCCTGCTGGAGGCGGCCTCCGATCTCGGTGCCCGCAACCTGACTAGGTTCTGGCGGATCACGGTACCGCTCTCCAAGAACGGCATCATCGCCGGCTGCATGCTGGTGTTCATTCCCGTGGTGGGCGAGTTCGTCATCCCCGAGCTGCTCGGCGGCCCCGAGACCCTGATGATCGGCAAGGTGCTGTGGCAGGAGTTCTTCAACAACCGCGACTGGCCGGTGGCCTCCGCCCTGGCGGTGGTGATGCTGGCGGTGCTGATCGTGCCGATCATTCTGTTCAACCGTAACCAGGCCAAGGAATTGGAGGGGAAAGTATGAAGCGCTTCGGTTTTGCCAAGCTGATGCTGTGGCTGGGGCTGCTGTTCATCTACCTGCCCATGGTCATCATGGTGATCTACTCCTTCAACGCCTCCAAGCTGGTGACGGTGTGGGGAGGCTGGTCGCTGAAGTGGTACTTCGGCCTGCTCGAGAACAAGCAGCTGATAGGCTCGGTGCTGCGCTCCCTGGAGATCGCCTGCTACACCGCCATCGCCGCGGTGGCGCTGGGGACCACGGCCGCCTTCGTGCTGACCCGGATACCGCACTTCCGTGGCCGGACCCTGTTCGGTGGCCTGGTGACGGCGCCCCTGGTCATGCCGGAGGTGATCACCGGTCTGTCGCTGCTGCTGCTGTTCGTGGCCATGGCCCAGCTGATTGGCTGGCCGGCCGAGCGGGGCATGCTGACCATCTGGATAGCCCACACCACCTTCTGTACCGCCTATGTGGCGATAGTGGTGTCGGCCCGGCTGCGGGAGCTGGATCTCTCCATCGAGGAGGCGGCCATGGATCTGGGGGCCAAGCCCTGGAAGGTGTTCTTCCTGATCACCATCCCGATGATTGCGCCTTCGCTGGCGGCGGGCGGCATGATGTCGTTCGCCCTGTCGCTGGATGATCTGGTGCTGGCGAGCTTCGTCTCAGGCCCGGGCTCCACCACCCTGCCGATGGAGGTGTTCTCGGCGGTGCGACTCGGAGTGAAACCCGAGATCAACGCGGTGGCCAGCCTGATCCTGCTGTCGGTGTCGCTGTTTACCTTCGGCAGCTGGTATCTGATGGCCAAGGCGGAGAAACGCCGTCGTGCCGAGATTGCAATGACCACCCAGATGCAGGCAGTCGCCTGACCACAGGGCTGTTGACGAAGCAACGCGGCTTGCGCCAAAGCATCGACAGCCCCTAAGATCCGCATTCTCTCATCCAGCAGGAGGACAGAATGCGGATCTCCCTCTTTATCGGCCAGAGTGCCGAGTTGAACGCCGAACTGGTTCCCGGCCTGGTATCGGCCATCCACAAGCAAGCAGCGGACAGACCCCTGTGGTGCCGCTTCTCGGGCCTGGACGGTGATGAACAGAGCGACCAGCGTCATCACGGTGGCCCGGATCGGGCGCTGCATTACTATCCCGCCGATCACTATCCCTGGTGGCAGACCTGGCAAACCGCGCTGGGCTTGCCCGCACCCCGTACCCCCTGGCAACCGGCGGCCTTTGGCGAAAACCTCTCCGGCCTCGGGCTGACCGAGGCGCAGGCCTGCATCGGCGATGTCTACCGGCTCGGCGAGGCGCTTGTTCAGGTAAGCCAACCGAGATCCCCCTGTTTCAAGCTGAACCAGCGTTTTGGCTATCCGCACCTCTCGCTGGTGATGCAACTCAACGGCCGCTGCGGCTGGTTGCTCAGGGTGCTGGAGGAGGGGTGGGTTGCCCAGGACGAGGAGCTGTTGCTGGTCGACCGGCCCTATCCCGAGCTGACGGTGAAGCGCACCGCCGACATCCTGTTCAACCAGGTCCGCAACGAGGGGGAGCTGCAGCTGTTGCTGGACAATCCGGCCCTCTCCCCCAACTGGCGCCAGCATGCGGCCCACTGGCTGGAGCACGGGGTGGTGGCCGATTGGCAAAAGCGGCTGCTGGGGCCGGTCGAATTCCAGCTGCCGACGAAAGGGGTATGACACCGCGCCATGTAGCGCCGCTTGCCACGTTTTGCGCAAAGCGCTGCATTGTTGAGCGGAAAACGGCTTTTTTTCATCAGAAACAAAAAAAGGCTTGTGTCATGTCGGGGCTTTCGGTAAATTCTCGCCCCGCAGACATCGGTGTGTAGCGCAGCTTGGTAGCGCACTTCGTTCGGGACGAAGGGGTCGGAGGTTCGAATCCTCTCACACCGACCACATTAGAAAAGGCCGCTCCATGAGCGGCCTTTTCGCATTTGATATACCCCGGTTCTGTGGGGCATCTCTTCTGGATAGCCTCTTCAAATTGCCCTCCCTCTCTCAGTGCATTCCCCCTCATGCAACGACATATCCCTCGGGATGGTCACGGGCATCTGGTCCCATCCCCTTGCGCCAGGCACTCTGCTCTTCCACGGCCTTCGCCAGCGCCAGACCCTCGTCGGCGGTCTGCTGGACATGCCGTTGGGCATTCGCGTCATAGCTTCGACCCACATCGACCTAGACGCTGCCATCGAGGTGGGCGATTCCGCGAGGCGCCGTATGACCGCCTGATTTCTATGGCCTGCCAGTCGACGATACTGGCCAGCTCGAAATTCCGCGCACCGGCCGCTCGACGAGCGGCATGGGGCAGACTCGCAAGCCGAATCTAGGGCCGGTGCCGCCTCAGGCACCGGAACCCGCTGTACCAATAGCGAGACAGTGTGCGCCAGGCTCGGTTGGTTCAGTTATCAACGACTTGCGGTCAGCCACGACCAGTCGGGCGTGTCAGCTGTCTCATCCCTGTGACAGGTCCTCGTTTCAGTGGCTCGTAAGTCATTGTTTTTCCACACCACACCCATCGGCACAGGGCTTGCTATCAAG encodes the following:
- a CDS encoding MOSC domain-containing protein; its protein translation is MRISLFIGQSAELNAELVPGLVSAIHKQAADRPLWCRFSGLDGDEQSDQRHHGGPDRALHYYPADHYPWWQTWQTALGLPAPRTPWQPAAFGENLSGLGLTEAQACIGDVYRLGEALVQVSQPRSPCFKLNQRFGYPHLSLVMQLNGRCGWLLRVLEEGWVAQDEELLLVDRPYPELTVKRTADILFNQVRNEGELQLLLDNPALSPNWRQHAAHWLEHGVVADWQKRLLGPVEFQLPTKGV
- a CDS encoding ABC transporter permease subunit, whose protein sequence is MKALRRLKRLGGRQLVIGIPFFWLFLFFLLPFIIVVKISFAEADVAIPPYTDVVSWADDQLTILLHLGNYLLLQEDDLYIAAYLGSLKMALISTILCLLIGYPMAYSIARANKETQTVLLLLIMMPTWTAILIRVYAWMGILSNNGLLNSLLMGIGLVDEPVQILNTNLAVYIGIVYSYLPFMVLPLYANLVKHDQSLLEAASDLGARNLTRFWRITVPLSKNGIIAGCMLVFIPVVGEFVIPELLGGPETLMIGKVLWQEFFNNRDWPVASALAVVMLAVLIVPIILFNRNQAKELEGKV
- a CDS encoding ABC transporter permease subunit, with the translated sequence MKRFGFAKLMLWLGLLFIYLPMVIMVIYSFNASKLVTVWGGWSLKWYFGLLENKQLIGSVLRSLEIACYTAIAAVALGTTAAFVLTRIPHFRGRTLFGGLVTAPLVMPEVITGLSLLLLFVAMAQLIGWPAERGMLTIWIAHTTFCTAYVAIVVSARLRELDLSIEEAAMDLGAKPWKVFFLITIPMIAPSLAAGGMMSFALSLDDLVLASFVSGPGSTTLPMEVFSAVRLGVKPEINAVASLILLSVSLFTFGSWYLMAKAEKRRRAEIAMTTQMQAVA
- the potA gene encoding polyamine ABC transporter ATP-binding protein encodes the protein MAIASSAYKKALEGSQQRKEVLVKIDRVSKQFDETLAVDNVSLNIHKGEIFALLGGSGSGKSTLLRMLAGFERPTEGRLFLDGVDITDMPPYERPINMMFQSYALFPHMTVAQNIAFGLKQDGLPKAEVDAQVEEMLKLVQMTQYARRKPHQLSGGQRQRVALARSLAKRPKLLLLDEPMGALDKKLRSRMQLELVEIIERVGVTCVMVTHDQEEAMTMAERIAIMHLGCIEQIGSPMDIYETPASRLVCEFIGNVNLFDGLLVEDEQDHATIACADLEQPIYVGHGISSRAENKKVSYALRPEKLLMSTQKPSDLEHPDFNWTKGLVYDIAYLGGHSVYHIQLPSGKIVQAFIANAERHGKRPTWDDQVFLYWEDDSGVVLQS